One stretch of Aquimarina sp. Aq107 DNA includes these proteins:
- the rlmB gene encoding 23S rRNA (guanosine(2251)-2'-O)-methyltransferase RlmB, giving the protein MKNESLIFGIRAIIEAINSGKTIDKLFIQKGLQGELAKDLMGLLKKQRINFSLVPIEKLNRLTRKNHQGVVAYIAPIEFHDLENLTLKVIESGETPLFLILDQLSDVRNFGAIIRTAECTGVHGIIIQKKGGAPVSADTVKTSAGAIFKIPICKVDHIKDAMFFLQASGIQIVAATEKASDKIYDINLSIPTAIVMGSEGKGISNSVLKIADYMAKLPMYGEIGSLNVSVACGVFLYESIRQRL; this is encoded by the coding sequence ATGAAAAATGAATCTTTAATCTTTGGTATAAGAGCCATTATAGAAGCTATTAACTCTGGCAAAACAATAGATAAACTTTTTATTCAAAAAGGGCTACAAGGAGAATTAGCTAAAGATCTAATGGGTCTTTTGAAAAAACAGAGAATCAATTTTTCTCTCGTACCTATTGAAAAATTAAATAGATTAACTCGAAAAAATCATCAAGGCGTTGTAGCATATATTGCTCCTATTGAATTTCATGATTTAGAAAACCTAACACTTAAAGTTATTGAATCTGGAGAAACTCCCCTCTTCCTGATTCTCGACCAACTATCTGATGTTAGAAATTTTGGAGCAATCATAAGGACTGCAGAATGTACGGGAGTACATGGTATTATTATTCAAAAAAAAGGTGGTGCCCCGGTTAGCGCCGATACAGTTAAAACTTCGGCTGGCGCTATTTTTAAAATTCCAATTTGTAAAGTAGATCATATTAAAGATGCTATGTTTTTTCTACAGGCTTCAGGCATTCAAATAGTAGCAGCAACAGAAAAAGCTTCTGATAAAATTTACGATATCAACTTATCAATTCCTACCGCTATAGTAATGGGTAGTGAAGGTAAAGGAATATCAAATTCTGTTTTAAAAATAGCAGATTATATGGCAAAATTACCTATGTATGGTGAAATAGGTTCATTGAATGTCTCTGTAGCTTGTGGTGTTTTTTTATATGAATCTATAAGACAAAGATTATAA